In Candidatus Margulisiibacteriota bacterium, a single window of DNA contains:
- a CDS encoding Clp protease ClpP, with product MGREIKRIWEIKQQADNPTTLDMYIYGYIQGDSYDWWTDEIIENETSANHFRSELAKYPDVTQINLYVNSYGGYVYEAMAIRNQLKRHSAKVIGYVDGFAASAASFVLTACDEVKMYSNTMQMIHNAINIAYGNATELRKAADDLDKIMEGNRKAYLEKSNGKLTEEKLIELLEGESWLTANDCLEYGLCDEVISEEKDMTEAKEMLQQVTKTLEQSIKYNKALVALAKEFKQEVPKEPEPDPVPEPPKESKIQKTFLSILK from the coding sequence ATGGGAAGGGAAATCAAAAGGATATGGGAAATAAAGCAACAAGCGGACAATCCAACAACACTTGATATGTACATCTACGGATATATACAGGGTGATTCTTATGATTGGTGGACTGATGAAATTATTGAAAATGAAACATCCGCTAATCATTTTAGGAGTGAGCTTGCAAAATATCCTGATGTAACACAAATCAACTTGTATGTGAATTCATATGGTGGCTATGTTTATGAAGCTATGGCAATTAGAAATCAATTAAAGAGACATTCTGCTAAGGTTATTGGATATGTAGATGGCTTTGCAGCTTCTGCTGCTTCGTTTGTATTAACGGCTTGCGATGAAGTTAAAATGTATAGTAACACTATGCAGATGATACATAATGCAATAAATATCGCTTATGGCAATGCAACTGAATTGAGAAAAGCTGCAGACGATTTAGACAAAATCATGGAAGGCAACAGAAAAGCCTATCTTGAAAAATCAAATGGCAAGTTGACTGAAGAAAAACTAATAGAATTATTAGAAGGTGAATCATGGTTAACGGCAAATGATTGTTTAGAATATGGTCTTTGCGATGAAGTTATATCAGAAGAAAAAGACATGACAGAAGCAAAAGAAATGTTGCAACAAGTAACTAAAACACTTGAACAGAGCATTAAATACAACAAAGCACTTGTAGCATTAGCAAAGGAATTTAAACAAGAAGTACCAAAAGAACCCGAGCCGGATCCAGTTCCGGAACCACCGAAAGAAAGCAAAATTCAAAAAACATTTTTATCAATTTTAAAATAA